In one Pseudomonas sp. Bout1 genomic region, the following are encoded:
- a CDS encoding DMT family transporter, which translates to MDKRQPIDGPAAVIMTVMCAIWGLQQVAIKVAAPDIAPILQIALRSGIAAVLVGLILILRRNKMTLNIDTWRGGLLVGTLFALEYVAVGEGLRYTSAAHMVIFLYTAPIFAAIGLHVRFPSERLTAVQWGGILLAFAGVIVAFFAPGETTASMADQRIGDALGLLGAAAWGATTVTIRCSRLAEAPAPLTLFYQLAGAFVILAALAWATGQTRVQFSAITVASLAFQTVVFSFLSLLVWFWMLGRYLGSRLGVLSFMTPLFGVVFGVWLLDETLQSSFIVGSLLVLIGIVVVSGHDLFKLRMARLVKD; encoded by the coding sequence GCCCGCTGCGGTCATTATGACGGTGATGTGTGCCATCTGGGGCCTTCAGCAAGTGGCGATCAAGGTCGCTGCGCCCGACATCGCGCCGATCCTGCAGATCGCCCTGCGCTCGGGTATTGCCGCGGTGCTGGTAGGCCTGATCCTGATCCTGCGCCGGAACAAGATGACGTTGAACATCGACACCTGGCGCGGCGGGCTGCTGGTGGGCACGCTGTTTGCCCTGGAGTACGTGGCCGTCGGTGAAGGTTTGCGCTACACGTCCGCCGCGCACATGGTGATTTTCCTGTACACGGCGCCGATCTTCGCGGCCATCGGTTTGCACGTCCGGTTTCCCAGCGAACGGCTGACGGCGGTGCAGTGGGGCGGAATATTGTTGGCGTTTGCGGGCGTGATCGTGGCGTTTTTTGCTCCGGGTGAAACCACGGCCTCGATGGCCGATCAACGCATTGGCGATGCGCTGGGCTTATTGGGCGCTGCGGCCTGGGGCGCCACCACGGTCACCATTCGCTGCTCTCGACTGGCCGAAGCGCCAGCGCCATTGACGCTGTTCTATCAGCTCGCCGGGGCTTTTGTGATTCTGGCTGCGCTGGCATGGGCGACCGGGCAAACCCGTGTGCAGTTTTCGGCCATTACCGTGGCCAGCCTGGCCTTCCAGACGGTGGTGTTCTCATTCCTGAGCCTGTTGGTGTGGTTCTGGATGCTGGGGCGTTACCTGGGGTCGCGGCTTGGGGTGTTGTCGTTCATGACGCCACTGTTTGGCGTGGTATTCGGCGTCTGGTTGCTGGACGAAACGCTACAGTCATCGTTCATTGTGGGCTCGCTGTTGGTGCTGATCGGGATTGTGGTGGTGAGTGGGCATGATCTTTTCAAGCTGCGCATGGCCAGGCTAGTCAAGGATTGA
- a CDS encoding MFS transporter, which produces MNPSNATSSLELDHSPMSDEVAVVYRKIAWRLLPFLVFLFVLAWIDRVNVGFAKLAMLQDLGFSEAVYGLGAGIFFIGYFFFEVPSNLLLEKIGARRTLARITIMWGLTSIAMAYVESAWSFYVLRFLLGAFEAGFFPGVVLYLTYWFPAAQRAKINGMFMTSFAIAGVVGGPLAGFIMSHMVGVGSLANWQWLFILEGIPSVIAGFLVLRYLPEKPINAKWLSPAQRTMVSDTIAREDQAPGKHSDLRSLIRYPKLWLCALVYFCLVSGNATIAFWTPSVIKALGVDDTMRIGLLSSIPFILGTVAMLWNGFHSDKTSERRVHCAMAALLAGLGLIGTGLFIGNAVLALIALTIAAMGILAAFPVFWSIPGAFLAGTAAAGGIALINCIGNLAGFVAPYMIGWLKTLTGSLAAGLYMVAAFEILAGVLLLVLFKGIKVSKSPVQ; this is translated from the coding sequence ATGAACCCAAGTAACGCAACTTCATCGCTGGAACTGGACCACTCACCGATGTCCGACGAAGTGGCTGTTGTGTACCGCAAGATCGCCTGGCGGTTGCTTCCGTTCCTGGTATTCCTCTTCGTACTGGCCTGGATCGACCGGGTCAACGTCGGCTTCGCCAAACTGGCGATGCTGCAGGACCTGGGCTTCAGCGAGGCCGTCTACGGCCTGGGCGCAGGGATTTTCTTCATTGGTTACTTCTTCTTCGAAGTGCCCAGCAACCTGCTGCTGGAAAAAATCGGCGCGCGGCGCACACTGGCCCGCATCACGATAATGTGGGGCCTGACGTCCATCGCCATGGCCTACGTCGAAAGTGCCTGGTCGTTCTACGTGCTGCGGTTTCTGCTCGGGGCGTTTGAAGCGGGCTTTTTCCCGGGTGTGGTGCTGTACCTGACCTACTGGTTTCCGGCGGCGCAGCGCGCAAAGATCAACGGCATGTTCATGACCTCGTTCGCCATCGCTGGCGTGGTCGGCGGCCCACTGGCGGGGTTTATCATGAGCCACATGGTCGGCGTCGGCAGCCTGGCCAACTGGCAATGGCTGTTCATTCTCGAAGGCATTCCCTCGGTGATCGCAGGTTTCCTGGTATTGCGCTACCTGCCGGAAAAACCCATCAATGCCAAATGGTTGAGCCCGGCACAACGCACGATGGTCAGCGACACAATCGCCCGCGAAGACCAGGCGCCCGGCAAACACAGCGACCTGCGTTCGCTGATTCGTTATCCCAAGCTGTGGCTGTGTGCCCTGGTGTATTTCTGCCTGGTCAGCGGCAACGCGACCATTGCGTTCTGGACCCCGTCCGTCATCAAGGCGTTGGGGGTGGATGACACCATGCGCATCGGCCTGCTCTCCTCGATACCGTTCATATTGGGCACCGTGGCGATGCTGTGGAACGGTTTTCACTCCGACAAGACCTCTGAGCGCCGCGTGCATTGCGCCATGGCTGCGCTGCTCGCCGGGCTCGGGCTGATTGGCACCGGATTGTTTATTGGGAACGCCGTCCTGGCATTGATCGCCCTGACCATTGCGGCCATGGGCATCCTCGCAGCGTTCCCGGTGTTCTGGTCGATTCCCGGGGCCTTTTTGGCCGGTACCGCAGCCGCCGGAGGCATTGCGTTGATCAACTGCATCGGCAACCTGGCGGGGTTCGTGGCGCCCTACATGATTGGCTGGCTGAAAACCCTGACTGGCAGTTTGGCTGCCGGCCTGTATATGGTGGCCGCCTTTGAAATACTCGCAGGCGTGTTGCTGCTGGTGCTGTTCAAAGGGATCAAAGTCAGCAAATCACCGGTTCAGTGA
- a CDS encoding amidase — MTTIAELARKLAEGRTSSEALVNDALTRIEAHRTAGGTAYISVDADSALSAARASDLARASGYVPSALAGLPVSIKDLFDVAGQVTAAGSQLLADAPPARHDAVVVERLRAAGAILLGRTNMSEFAFSGLGWNPHYGTPLTPCAEGRIAGGSSSGAAVSVALGMAVAGLGTDTGGSIRIPAAFCNLVGFKPSASRVPMTGTFPLAASLDSVGALSNSVADCILLDQILSGQSLDTRAAPLAGLRLAVTRDVVLDQLDATVAAAFERSLDLLAKAGASIRWFDFPELHQLPRINAAGGLTAAEAWQGHRQWLEGDRSEAYDPRVAQRIRRGAAISAADYLDIQAERQRLISVARERLGDADAWLLPSVAIVPPKLADLADDAAFFATNGLVLRNTSVLNFLDGCALSLPCQRGDELPVGLSIAGLQGQDARVLQVSRSIEALLRQGT, encoded by the coding sequence ATGACCACGATTGCAGAACTCGCCCGCAAGCTTGCCGAGGGCCGCACCAGCAGTGAGGCATTGGTCAATGACGCGTTAACGCGTATTGAAGCGCATCGCACAGCAGGCGGCACGGCATATATCAGCGTCGACGCCGACAGCGCCCTGAGCGCTGCGCGGGCCAGCGACCTGGCGCGCGCCTCCGGCTACGTGCCGTCGGCGCTGGCCGGGCTGCCCGTGTCGATCAAAGACTTGTTCGATGTGGCCGGGCAGGTCACGGCGGCCGGCTCGCAATTACTCGCCGATGCGCCGCCCGCCCGCCACGATGCCGTGGTCGTCGAGCGCCTGAGGGCGGCCGGCGCGATCTTGCTCGGCCGCACCAACATGAGCGAGTTTGCCTTTTCCGGGCTGGGGTGGAACCCCCACTACGGCACGCCGCTCACACCGTGTGCAGAGGGGCGCATCGCTGGCGGCTCCAGTTCCGGCGCCGCCGTGAGCGTGGCGCTGGGCATGGCGGTAGCGGGCTTGGGCACTGACACCGGTGGCTCGATCCGTATCCCCGCAGCCTTCTGCAACCTCGTCGGTTTCAAACCCAGCGCCAGCCGTGTGCCGATGACTGGCACCTTCCCGTTGGCCGCCAGCCTGGACTCGGTCGGCGCACTGTCAAACAGCGTCGCCGACTGCATCCTGCTCGACCAGATACTCAGCGGCCAATCGCTGGATACCCGCGCCGCGCCGTTGGCCGGGCTGCGCCTGGCGGTCACCCGTGACGTGGTGCTCGATCAACTGGATGCCACCGTGGCGGCAGCGTTCGAACGCAGCCTGGACCTGCTCGCCAAGGCCGGTGCAAGTATCCGCTGGTTCGACTTCCCTGAGCTGCACCAACTGCCGCGCATCAATGCTGCCGGCGGGCTCACGGCCGCCGAAGCCTGGCAGGGCCATCGCCAGTGGCTCGAGGGCGACCGCAGCGAGGCTTACGACCCACGCGTTGCACAACGCATACGCCGTGGCGCGGCCATCAGCGCAGCCGATTACCTGGACATCCAGGCCGAACGCCAACGCCTGATCAGCGTGGCGCGTGAACGCCTGGGTGACGCCGATGCATGGTTGCTGCCGAGTGTCGCGATAGTGCCACCCAAGCTTGCCGACCTGGCGGATGACGCGGCTTTTTTTGCCACCAACGGCCTGGTATTGCGCAATACCAGCGTGCTCAATTTTCTGGACGGCTGCGCCCTGAGCCTGCCTTGCCAGCGCGGCGACGAACTGCCGGTAGGCTTGTCGATTGCCGGCCTGCAGGGTCAGGACGCACGGGTGCTGCAAGTGTCTCGCTCAATCGAGGCGCTGTTACGCCAGGGCACGTAA
- a CDS encoding DUF2848 domain-containing protein: MTQMTFHVVGQGEHHSSIKHLIIAGWAGRNSEAVEHHIAELEALGVRRPTQVPCFYRVSASLLNNAETIQVPGKDSSGETEFVLIPSEQGLLIGLGSDHTDRKVESYDVTVSKQMCDKPIAQQVWRYTEVQPHWDHLVMRTWRVRDGVRALYQQGPVTNLLAPETLLAKLNNDAALPADTAMFCGTQSVIGELGYGEAFEMELFDPILNRSLRHQYGVEPLPVAE; encoded by the coding sequence ATGACTCAAATGACTTTCCATGTCGTCGGCCAAGGCGAGCACCACTCCAGCATCAAACACCTGATCATCGCAGGCTGGGCGGGGCGTAACAGCGAAGCGGTGGAACACCACATTGCCGAACTGGAAGCACTGGGCGTGCGCCGACCCACCCAGGTGCCGTGCTTCTATCGCGTGTCCGCCAGCCTGTTGAACAACGCCGAGACGATTCAGGTGCCGGGCAAGGACTCTTCCGGCGAGACCGAGTTCGTGCTGATCCCAAGCGAGCAAGGCCTGTTGATCGGCCTGGGCTCGGACCACACCGACCGCAAGGTCGAAAGCTACGACGTAACCGTGTCCAAGCAGATGTGCGACAAACCCATCGCCCAGCAGGTGTGGCGCTACACCGAAGTCCAGCCGCATTGGGACCACCTGGTGATGCGCACCTGGCGTGTGCGTGATGGCGTGCGAGCGCTGTATCAGCAAGGGCCGGTGACCAACCTGCTGGCGCCGGAAACGTTGCTGGCGAAACTTAATAACGACGCCGCGCTGCCTGCCGATACAGCAATGTTCTGCGGCACGCAGTCGGTGATCGGCGAACTGGGTTATGGCGAAGCCTTCGAAATGGAACTGTTCGACCCCATCCTCAACCGCAGCCTGCGCCACCAGTACGGTGTCGAGCCGCTGCCTGTCGCTGAGTAA
- a CDS encoding GntR family transcriptional regulator, with protein MSEPTNLIRHHQPPMAPTKSAAQLRELAYAQIKQRIISCEYRPGDAINEAQLTAALGIGRTPIHQALHRLEVEGMVTIMPRKGVMVTALSLNDVLDMIEVRVSNEQLCVKLAVERAKDTDIQAMRDILERTPALLARHDVAGLMSLDLEFHMSISAAAHNRVLAELLRNLHEKQARFWYLTLSENHHSERIYHEHLQILEAVEQRDGTAAIAAIHHHIDDFRRAIMRTL; from the coding sequence ATGTCCGAACCGACCAACCTCATACGCCATCACCAACCCCCGATGGCTCCCACAAAAAGCGCAGCGCAACTGCGTGAGCTGGCCTATGCCCAAATCAAGCAGCGGATTATCAGCTGCGAGTATCGCCCTGGCGATGCGATCAACGAGGCGCAACTGACCGCTGCGCTGGGCATTGGCCGAACCCCCATCCACCAAGCGCTGCACCGTCTGGAAGTGGAAGGCATGGTCACGATCATGCCGCGCAAAGGCGTGATGGTGACCGCCCTGTCACTCAACGATGTACTCGACATGATCGAAGTGCGCGTGAGCAACGAACAGCTGTGCGTCAAGCTCGCGGTAGAGCGCGCCAAGGACACCGACATCCAGGCCATGCGCGACATCCTCGAGCGCACCCCTGCCCTTTTAGCCAGGCACGACGTGGCCGGGCTGATGTCGCTGGACCTGGAGTTTCACATGTCCATATCAGCCGCCGCCCACAACCGCGTGCTGGCCGAGTTGCTGCGCAACCTGCACGAAAAACAGGCGCGTTTCTGGTACCTGACCCTGTCGGAAAACCATCACAGCGAACGCATCTACCACGAACACCTGCAAATCCTTGAAGCGGTGGAGCAGCGCGACGGCACCGCCGCCATCGCCGCGATCCATCACCACATTGACGATTTCCGCCGCGCAATCATGCGCACGCTTTGA
- a CDS encoding DUF1852 domain-containing protein, with protein MNNEFSFSIKSICFDENYHPSENTRITTNFANLARGTSRQENLRNTLRMINNRFNALAHWDNPKGDRYTLELEIISVEMGIGLEGSGTAIPLIEILKTNIVDQQTNERFAGIVGNNFSSYVRDYDFSVLLSGHNQGQPGFSIPDNFGALHGKLFKCFVNSSVYQDHFNKLPVICLSVSNTRTYHRTENQHPVLGVEYQQDQYSLTDEYFQKMGLKVRYFMPSNSVAPLAFYFSGDLLGDYTNLELISTISTMDTFQKIYRPEIYNANSAAGKSYQPSLKHQDYSLTLIVYDREERGRLAIEQGKFVEENFIKPYQAVLEQWSANCAF; from the coding sequence ATGAATAATGAATTTTCATTTTCTATTAAAAGCATTTGTTTTGACGAGAATTATCACCCCTCTGAAAATACGCGCATCACCACAAACTTTGCTAATTTGGCCAGAGGGACCAGCCGCCAAGAGAACTTGCGCAACACCTTGAGGATGATTAACAACCGCTTCAATGCCTTGGCACACTGGGATAACCCCAAGGGCGATCGTTATACGCTCGAACTTGAAATTATTTCGGTCGAGATGGGCATTGGTCTTGAAGGCAGCGGCACTGCCATTCCGCTGATTGAAATACTGAAAACAAATATTGTTGATCAACAAACCAACGAGCGCTTTGCCGGTATCGTAGGCAATAATTTTTCCTCCTATGTACGGGATTATGACTTCAGTGTGCTGTTGTCCGGGCACAATCAGGGGCAGCCTGGATTCAGCATCCCCGATAATTTTGGGGCACTGCATGGAAAGCTATTTAAATGCTTTGTGAATTCAAGCGTCTACCAGGACCATTTCAATAAGCTTCCTGTCATATGCCTAAGTGTTTCGAATACCAGGACCTACCATCGGACTGAAAACCAGCATCCGGTATTGGGCGTTGAATATCAGCAAGACCAGTACTCGTTAACGGATGAATATTTCCAGAAAATGGGGCTGAAGGTTCGCTACTTCATGCCTTCAAATAGCGTTGCGCCTTTGGCTTTCTATTTTTCCGGGGATTTGCTCGGTGATTACACCAACCTTGAACTGATCAGTACCATCAGCACGATGGACACGTTCCAAAAAATATACCGACCTGAGATTTACAATGCGAACTCAGCAGCAGGAAAATCCTATCAGCCAAGCCTGAAGCATCAAGACTACTCATTGACCCTCATTGTTTATGATCGAGAGGAACGTGGCCGGCTGGCCATTGAGCAGGGGAAGTTTGTCGAAGAAAACTTTATCAAACCCTACCAGGCTGTGCTTGAACAGTGGTCCGCCAATTGCGCTTTTTGA
- a CDS encoding methionine synthase codes for MKKLLPTSTAGSLPKPAWLAQPETLWSPWKLQGEELIEGKQDALRLSLQEQQQAGIDIVSDGEQTRQHFVTTFIEHLSGVDFEKRETVRIRDRYDASVPTVVGAVTRQRPVFVEEAKFLRQQTRQPIKWALPGPMTMIDTLYDNHYKSREKLAWEFAKILNQEARELEAAGVDIIQFDEPAFNVFFDEVNDWGVATLERAIEGLNCETAVHICYGYGIKANTDWKKTLGSEWRQYEEAFPKLQKSSIDIVSLECHNSHVPMELIELIRGKKVMVGAIDVASNIIETPEEVANTLRKALQFVEADKLYPCTNCGMAPLSRGVARGKLNALSAGADIVRRELLNQG; via the coding sequence ATGAAAAAATTATTACCCACGTCAACTGCCGGCAGCTTGCCTAAACCCGCCTGGCTGGCACAGCCTGAGACACTTTGGTCACCTTGGAAATTGCAAGGTGAGGAGTTAATTGAGGGCAAGCAAGACGCTTTACGTTTGTCATTGCAAGAGCAACAACAGGCCGGTATCGATATTGTCAGTGATGGTGAACAGACGCGCCAACACTTTGTCACTACCTTTATTGAGCACCTCAGCGGCGTTGATTTTGAAAAGCGTGAGACCGTTAGAATTCGCGATCGCTACGACGCGAGTGTACCAACGGTGGTAGGGGCGGTTACTCGCCAACGACCAGTGTTTGTCGAAGAGGCCAAGTTTTTACGTCAACAAACCAGGCAACCGATAAAGTGGGCGTTGCCGGGGCCCATGACGATGATCGACACGCTTTATGACAACCATTATAAAAGTCGCGAAAAACTGGCGTGGGAGTTCGCCAAGATTCTCAATCAGGAAGCCAGGGAGTTAGAGGCGGCGGGGGTTGATATTATCCAGTTTGACGAGCCCGCCTTTAATGTCTTTTTTGATGAGGTGAATGACTGGGGCGTGGCCACTCTGGAAAGGGCCATTGAAGGCCTCAACTGTGAAACGGCCGTGCATATTTGCTATGGCTACGGCATCAAAGCCAATACGGACTGGAAGAAGACACTGGGCTCAGAGTGGCGTCAATATGAGGAGGCTTTCCCGAAGCTGCAAAAATCCAGCATCGATATAGTCTCGCTGGAATGCCACAACTCTCATGTTCCGATGGAGCTGATTGAACTCATTCGAGGCAAAAAAGTGATGGTAGGGGCCATTGACGTGGCGTCCAATATCATTGAGACGCCAGAGGAAGTCGCCAATACCTTGCGCAAAGCCCTTCAGTTTGTAGAGGCCGACAAGCTTTACCCTTGCACCAACTGTGGCATGGCCCCGTTATCGCGTGGCGTAGCCAGAGGCAAGCTTAATGCCTTAAGTGCTGGCGCAGACATCGTCCGTAGAGAACTGTTGAACCAAGGCTGA
- a CDS encoding M24 family metallopeptidase, translated as MHNRHVVELSPSGKSFEAADQLLLDAMLASGLAVPFSCRRGACGSCKVKVVSGQYRDKLRTPDSPAPSYPLAADEMLLCQSHACSDMRLEIPGWSLDTPALEVTAQVIGKRALSADIIELVLLPAQPLDVRAGQYLRFRLDDGDSRCFSVANLPAQDQGQLVFHIRQVSGGLFSERILPTLQVGDALKLEGPVGACTWQHDDGRPVVLFATGTGYAGIKPLLLTALARHAKVSLYWGNSAPADFYDAEFLEQASQAHPRFHWHRVQSADARVQQVALAQPHNWAESQIYACGSSTMIKQVRETCLAAGAQAHRFVAEAFVSSGALPQASSLKALDPVLEKVGPRYSLDGMLAAREQTVRALAAIADQLKVGMNTAQALQMASQTLQNMGASHTWHPTYIRFGDDTVRTPRQGVDLSRTLRATDIAVVDLGPVWDGYEGDYGDTFVFGEHPLHDACVKALHEVFDETRHAWHRGLTGRQLYDFAERSAHSKGWRLERNLAGHRIADFPHALFGQDKLAEVEIVPSEMVWVLEIQLCHPTLPIGAFFEDILVGEANWLKPRYVLQS; from the coding sequence ATGCACAACCGCCATGTCGTTGAACTGTCGCCCTCGGGCAAATCCTTCGAAGCCGCCGATCAATTGCTGCTCGACGCGATGCTTGCCAGCGGCCTGGCCGTACCGTTTTCCTGCCGGCGCGGCGCCTGCGGGTCGTGCAAGGTAAAAGTGGTGTCAGGCCAGTACCGAGACAAGTTGCGCACACCAGACAGCCCTGCCCCCTCTTATCCACTCGCGGCTGACGAGATGTTGCTGTGCCAGAGCCATGCCTGTAGCGACATGCGCCTGGAAATTCCCGGCTGGTCACTGGACACGCCAGCGCTGGAGGTCACCGCCCAGGTGATCGGCAAACGCGCGTTGAGCGCCGATATCATCGAGCTGGTGTTGCTGCCAGCGCAGCCACTCGACGTTCGGGCCGGCCAGTACCTCAGGTTTCGCCTCGACGATGGCGACAGCCGCTGTTTCTCTGTCGCCAACCTGCCCGCACAGGATCAGGGCCAGCTGGTGTTTCATATTCGCCAAGTCAGCGGTGGCCTGTTTTCCGAACGCATTCTGCCGACCCTGCAAGTGGGTGATGCGCTGAAACTCGAAGGCCCCGTGGGCGCCTGCACCTGGCAACACGACGATGGCCGCCCGGTTGTGCTGTTCGCCACCGGCACCGGTTACGCAGGCATCAAGCCCTTGTTGCTGACGGCCCTGGCCCGCCACGCCAAGGTCAGCCTGTACTGGGGTAACTCAGCGCCGGCGGACTTCTACGACGCTGAGTTTCTTGAGCAGGCCAGCCAGGCACATCCGCGCTTTCACTGGCATCGCGTCCAGTCGGCAGATGCCCGCGTGCAACAGGTTGCGCTGGCACAGCCGCACAACTGGGCCGAGAGCCAAATCTACGCCTGCGGCAGTAGCACGATGATCAAGCAAGTGCGCGAAACCTGCCTGGCAGCGGGCGCGCAGGCTCATCGTTTTGTCGCAGAAGCCTTCGTTTCCAGCGGTGCATTGCCGCAGGCGTCGTCCCTCAAGGCGCTGGACCCGGTGCTGGAAAAAGTCGGCCCGCGCTACTCACTGGACGGCATGCTTGCCGCCCGCGAGCAAACGGTTAGAGCCCTGGCCGCCATCGCCGACCAGTTGAAGGTGGGCATGAACACGGCGCAAGCCCTTCAAATGGCCAGTCAAACATTGCAAAACATGGGCGCGTCTCACACCTGGCACCCCACCTATATACGCTTTGGCGACGACACCGTCCGCACACCGCGCCAAGGCGTCGACCTGTCGCGCACGCTGCGCGCCACCGATATCGCCGTGGTCGACCTCGGCCCGGTGTGGGATGGCTACGAAGGCGATTACGGCGACACCTTTGTATTCGGCGAGCACCCGCTGCATGACGCCTGCGTGAAAGCACTGCATGAAGTGTTCGACGAAACCCGCCATGCCTGGCACCGCGGGCTGACCGGGCGCCAGCTCTATGATTTCGCTGAACGAAGTGCCCACTCCAAAGGCTGGCGCCTGGAGCGCAACCTGGCAGGCCACCGCATCGCTGACTTCCCGCATGCGCTGTTCGGGCAGGACAAGCTGGCCGAAGTCGAGATTGTGCCGAGCGAGATGGTGTGGGTTTTGGAAATTCAGCTGTGCCACCCCACACTACCGATCGGGGCGTTCTTCGAGGACATCCTCGTTGGCGAGGCCAACTGGCTCAAACCACGCTATGTGTTGCAAAGTTGA
- a CDS encoding PLP-dependent aminotransferase family protein produces the protein MVQLRKWRPLLKLDGAQPQASYRKIIEGLVSAIVEGRLRPGTLLPGTREMAQLLDVNRKTVILAYEEAVTKGWLVSIQRRGTFVSTQLATGAVAEPSAPKSFAPALREAPAVAYFTPGEQVTALHHRAGALFFDNGASDHRLLPQAVLHRYYRNALRNSFTTNTVRHGSEGSGHYLRNALAEMLRHNRGLNVDAQQICLTQGVQMSLYLTASVLLKPGDVVVVERLSYPPAWEIFRQLGAQLVTVDLDDEGCRVDQLAELCRVHNVRMMYVTPHHQFPSTVSLHAARRQQLLELARLHDFCIIEEDYDHEYHFAGRPYLPLASDSAQRHVIYIGSLSKSLGSTFRCSYIVAPSNLIEALERTAAVSLGQGDAVMQRVLADLINDGELKKHLRRVSREYRRRRETLLSCLLEAFGEQITVQEPEGGLALWVRFADSIDVDQLAEKALELDLVVRSGRLFSPFDHPENALRLGFASLDSEEIRTATQRLAQAAQAIGEEVK, from the coding sequence ATGGTCCAGCTTCGCAAATGGCGCCCGTTGCTCAAACTCGATGGGGCGCAGCCGCAGGCGTCGTACAGAAAGATCATCGAGGGTCTGGTGAGCGCGATTGTCGAGGGCCGCCTGCGCCCCGGAACGCTGTTGCCCGGCACGCGGGAAATGGCGCAACTGCTGGACGTCAACCGCAAGACGGTGATCCTTGCCTACGAGGAGGCGGTGACCAAAGGCTGGCTGGTCAGCATTCAGCGCCGCGGTACCTTCGTCAGTACGCAACTGGCGACAGGAGCGGTCGCCGAGCCCAGCGCGCCGAAGTCGTTTGCCCCGGCGTTGCGGGAGGCCCCGGCGGTTGCCTATTTCACCCCGGGCGAGCAGGTAACAGCGCTGCACCATCGGGCGGGTGCGCTGTTTTTCGATAATGGCGCCAGTGACCATCGTCTGCTGCCGCAAGCCGTGCTGCATCGCTATTACCGCAATGCCTTGCGCAACAGCTTCACCACCAACACCGTGCGCCATGGCAGCGAAGGCAGCGGCCACTACCTGCGCAACGCCTTGGCCGAAATGTTGCGCCATAATCGAGGCCTGAATGTCGATGCGCAGCAGATTTGCCTGACCCAAGGCGTGCAGATGTCGCTGTACCTGACTGCCAGCGTGCTGCTCAAACCCGGTGATGTGGTGGTGGTCGAGCGCCTGAGTTACCCACCGGCCTGGGAGATTTTCCGCCAGTTGGGTGCGCAACTGGTCACCGTGGACCTGGACGATGAAGGTTGCCGGGTCGATCAGCTCGCTGAACTGTGCCGCGTGCACAACGTGCGGATGATGTATGTCACCCCCCATCACCAGTTTCCGAGCACCGTCAGTTTGCACGCAGCACGTCGCCAGCAACTTCTGGAACTGGCCCGGCTGCATGACTTCTGCATCATCGAGGAAGATTACGACCACGAGTATCACTTTGCCGGTCGGCCCTATTTGCCCCTGGCCAGCGACAGTGCGCAGCGCCATGTGATCTACATCGGCTCGCTGTCCAAGTCCCTGGGCAGCACCTTCCGTTGCAGCTACATCGTTGCACCGTCGAATCTCATCGAAGCGCTCGAGCGCACGGCGGCGGTGAGCCTGGGCCAGGGCGATGCCGTCATGCAGCGGGTGCTGGCGGACTTGATCAACGATGGCGAGCTGAAGAAGCACCTGCGCCGGGTGTCCAGGGAATACCGCCGGCGCCGGGAGACGCTGCTCAGTTGCCTGCTGGAGGCGTTTGGCGAGCAGATAACCGTGCAGGAACCCGAAGGCGGGCTGGCGCTGTGGGTCAGGTTCGCCGACTCAATCGACGTCGACCAACTGGCTGAAAAGGCGCTGGAGCTGGACTTGGTGGTGCGCAGCGGTCGCTTGTTTTCGCCCTTTGACCATCCGGAGAATGCCTTGCGTTTGGGATTCGCCTCGCTTGATTCGGAGGAGATCCGCACCGCCACGCAGCGTTTGGCTCAGGCGGCGCAGGCGATTGGGGAAGAGGTTAAATAA
- a CDS encoding thiol-disulfide oxidoreductase DCC family protein produces MRITCLHTAAPLLNPGETVVLFDGVCKLCNGWARFLIRHDHDRRVRLAAVQSPEGQALLAWAGLPLDQFDTLAVIRDRHYWERSEAVLEIIAQLPARWRPLLLLRAIPRVLRDWAYDRIARNRYRLFGKYDTCLLPDPDHEQRFLKDTTTDRSY; encoded by the coding sequence ATGCGGATTACCTGCCTTCATACCGCCGCACCACTCCTCAACCCCGGTGAAACCGTGGTGTTGTTCGACGGTGTGTGCAAGCTGTGCAACGGCTGGGCAAGGTTCCTCATTCGCCATGACCACGACCGGCGTGTGCGGTTGGCGGCCGTTCAGTCGCCCGAAGGTCAGGCGCTATTGGCCTGGGCGGGGTTGCCGCTGGATCAGTTCGACACCCTCGCAGTGATCCGCGACCGGCACTACTGGGAGCGTTCGGAGGCGGTGCTCGAAATCATTGCGCAACTGCCTGCCCGCTGGCGCCCATTGCTACTCCTGCGCGCCATCCCGCGTGTCCTTCGGGATTGGGCTTACGACCGCATCGCGCGTAATCGCTATCGGCTCTTCGGGAAGTACGACACCTGCCTGTTGCCGGATCCGGATCATGAGCAGCGTTTTTTGAAAGACACAACAACTGACCGCAGCTATTAA